Sequence from the Bacteroidota bacterium genome:
CCAGTTTTCGAGAATGGCGATAGTGTTGATAGAATCTTGCGTTCTGAATGTTCCGGATTCACCCATGGAAATTATTTTCTCATTCGAATAACTTGCCGGTTTCACATGATAATTCATTCCGTATGCAAGCGTACGTTCACCGAGAAGATCGAATTTGTAAGTGAAATTGAGAATAATGATGAGCACCACGAAAATGGTATTCGACCAGCCGCGGAACCAGGTCGTGAGTACGCCCGTGAACATGAGATACAAAGTGAAAAGAAGAAATACACTCGCACTGGCTGGTATCATCAGGAAAGGAATGTTGCGGAAAAATCCGAAGAGCAGCAGTGTAATTATCACAATGAGTTCGAACCAAACCGCTTTCCCGTGATTCTGCATGAAAACACGATTGAGCAATTCTTTATCGTAATGTTCGAATGGCCGTGCGCGTCTTATTTTCGTTAACCCGGTGAGATAACTTTCCACGTGCCAGTCGCGTCCTTCTTTTCCGGGTGTTACCGTTTTCCAGCTGAGTTTTTTGCTTAGCGGATCGCGGTTAAGAATGACGCGTTTCGGCTTCGGGCTTTCCATGTCATTTACCACCAGTCCGTAAAGCGATTGAATGTCCTTACTCGTTCTGAAAAAATAAAACAGTGAACCCAGAATGAAAATGGCATTGCCGCAAATAAATCCGGCGACGTCGAACAGCACCTGCATTTTCGAAACAGGTTCTTCATGAAGAAATCTGAAAATGAGAATAAGATAAGTAACCTGGAACGCAAGCGGGATCACAAAATTATTTGTGCAGAAACGGAGAAACGGCCGACTAAGCGTTGCGAGAAATGGGAAACGGAATGCATTATAGATGTAACACGAGATCTGGTATGCCATGATGAATCCGCCGCAGGAGAATCCGACCACGAAATAAGAAAAGAAATTCACCTTGCCGATATATTCCGGATCAACGAACAAAAGTGAAATGCCGTAACGCGATGCCAACCCGCCGGTAAGAAAACCGAACATCAGCAACCAGAAAATGATCAACACGGGATTTTTCTTGATCTGCACGAGCAGCAATTGCACCGGAAAAAAATAAATCGTTCTTCTGATGATGGGATGCCGGTCGATCCATGCGCGAAGGCGGACCATAAGTTGTGGGTTCTTACTTATTAAACGTTCTCAGAGGAGAAAAGTTGTATTTATAGTGTGGTCGGTAAGCGGTTTGCAGCAGCGGTAAGCAGAAGTAATTTCTTTTAGTTCGGGCGGAGTCAGGAATATTATTTTATTTTTTCATTCACGATCCTTAGTATTTCGTTTTCCATGGCAATTGCTTTTTCCTGGATCGCTTTTCCTTTGGAAAGAATTTCAGTTACAAAATTTTTGTCGGCCAATCCGGCGGCGTTGATCCTCACATTCAGGTACGCGCCCATAACGGATGCACGTGCAGCGAGCGCACCTACGCCTGCGTCTGAAACTGAATTCGGATTTCCGCTTTCGGCCATTGCTTTGATCACATTCATCGAGTCGAATGAAACTTCCATTACGCGGAACGGAATTTCAGTAGCTGTTCGCGTTGCATCCTGGATTGCTTTTGTGCGCGCCGATTTTTCTTCTTCTGTTGATTTCGGTAATGCAAATGCATTCATGATGAGGTTGAATGCAGCCGTGTCGCGATCCACTAATTGCAATAATTCTTTTTTGTATTGCTGTCCTTTCTCCGCCCAATCTGAAAATCCTTTCCAGCGATCGTCCCATCCGCGTTTGTGCGAAGAGAGATTTGCGACCATCGTAGCGAGTGATGCGCCGAGTGCGCCCATGTACGCCGAAATGGATCCTCCACCGGGAGCAGGACTTTCGCTCGATGTTTCATCAGCGAAATCGGCAAGCGACATGGAAATAAGTTTTGATGAGGTAGAATTGTTCAGCATGTATTCGATGATTCGTTCATGGGGTTTGAATGGAGCAAGTTCATCAAGACCGAGCGACTTGATCGCGATCCTGATCAGTTCTTTTTCAGGAACACCGGTGGAACGTTGTTGTTTTTCTAAAAAATATTTTCCGGCGTCGAGTAAACAATTCATCGGGATCAGCCCCACGATCTCCGATCCGGTTACGCGAATGCCGCGCTCCGTTGCTTTTTTATTCACTTCTTCGAATGCAGCGTGCACCGAAGTGATCTTTGTATTGGTGAGATTCATCGAGATCTGCGCAACGCCATATTCTTCAATGAACCATCCGATCGCTTTCACTGATTTCAATGTGCCGGGAATGACGATTGGATTTCCATTGGCATCTTTCACATTATTTCCTTTCGCATCTTTCTGTGTTCGTCCTGCCTCGCGCACATCGAACGCGATCGCATTTGCGCGGCGCGTGGAAGTGGTGTTGAGATTGATGTTGTAAGCGACGAGAAATTCTCTTGCGCCGATCACGGTTGCCCCCCGCTTCGTATCGAATTCAACCGGGCCGAAATCAGGTTTCCATTCCGGCAATTTTATTTTTTTGAAAAATCCTTCATACTCGCCGGCGCGGATCACCGAAAGATTATTTCTTTTTTTATCCGCTTGCGCATATTCGTAGAGATAAACGGAAATGCCTAATTCTTTTCCAACGCGTTCAGCAAGTTTTTTCGAATACGCCGCAGTTTCTTCCATCGAAATTCCGGAAACAGGAACAAGCGGACAAACATCAGTAGCACCCATGCGCGGATGTTCTCCTTTGTGTTTGCTCATGTCGATCAACTCACCGGCAATTTTTATGGCGCGGAATGCAGCTTCTACTACAGCGCCGGGCTCACCCACAAATGTGACAACAGTTCTGTTCGTTGCTTTGCCCGGATCTACGTTCAGCAGGCGAACACCTTCGACACTTTCAATTTTGTCTGTGATCTGTTTGATGATGTGGAGATCGTTTCCCTCTGAGAAATTAGGAACGCATTCGATTATCCGGTTCATGAGTGATCAGTTTTTTTTATTCAGGATCTTTAATTTATCAATCAACAAAAATAGTCCGGCTACCGCTAAAAATACCAGGAGAGGTTCGATGATCAAACGATGCCGCGTTTCCACATAGAAAACCGATTGAAAAAGTGAAAGCCCAACCGGTGCGGAAATTAGAAAAAAAATCCGTCTGCCTGACAAGATGCAGCAAATGATGAAAAGCAAAAGTATCAACCCGAAAACTATTTTGTACAACGGGATCAGTTCACGGCAAAAGGCAGGATATTCATTTCCGATATTCTTCCGGAACCACCAGAAATTTTTCAGCTTCACGAAGTACATCGCAGTTACGTGAGCAGGATCGTTCTTCAGGATGATTAAATATTTATTCATGAAAAATTTGTTCTGTTCCCTCACGGAAAGATGATCGAGCGTATCGAAATCCTTCCCGGTCATTGCCGCGTAAAAACTTTTTCCGTTATCAAGATAATTACCGCCTTCAGAATTGTAGAGCGCTCCTTTCCAGAGAATTTTTCCTGTGGCTGAATTGAGCCCGATTATTTTATCGGTCCTGTAATTCCGGATCAGCAGGGGCATGATGATTAACATTGAAACAAAGAGCACCAGCGAAAAATTAAGTAAGATCTTTTTCATTCTGAAATTTTCGAACGAAAGCAATAGAAATGGAAGGATGCAAACAATAAGTGTAGGCCTGTCAAGGATGGAAAGTCCGAATGTAATTGCAAAAAGAAGAAGATTTTTTATTGTTGCATTTCTGAAAAAAACTGTCGTGAAAAAAAGACAAGCATAAAAAAAGAACATATCTAAAACTAACGGATGAACATTCGCAAATGAATACCACAGGATAAGCGGGTGAAAAAGTACGACCCCGGCAGGAATTAAAATGAGTTTTTCTTTCCAATGATAAATTCGGTGATCAGCAAAAAATTTATCAAAGAAGAAATCTGCGGTTTTCCAGGTGAAAAAAGCAGTAACGCCATTCAGCAGGATGTGAAATGCCATCACGATGATGGGATGCAGTCCGAAAATTTTGTAAAGGAGAAAAACAACGGAATAATAGACCGGGAAAACGAAACTGTGATTATTTTGCCCGTCACTCACGCAGAAGGCCTCGCCCGTCTGCAATTTATTCAGCGCCATGTAATGATCTTCCCAAACAATGATCCGTGGATGAAGGATGAAAAGAGAAATGAGCTGGACAAAAACGGTAATGGAAATAAAAAAAATAATTTTTTTTCCGCGCATGAATTCAGGATAGGACTTTGCCATTGATAATTACCTGCTCCACCAAATTACTTCCGAATGCATAAGGCAGAAACGCCACTGACGGAATTTGTTTTGTGATAACGAAACTTGCAGTTTTTCCAATAGTGATACTTCCATGCGAAGAAGAAATTCCCATGGCATAAGATGAATTGATCGTTGCGGCATTGATCGCTTCTTCCGGCGTCATTTTATAATTTATGCAGCACATGCTCATCATCTGCATCATGTTTCCTGATGGACAACTTCCCGGATTGAAATCACTCGCTACTGCAACCGGTAATCCTGCGTCGATCATCTTTCGCGCGGGAGGATTGGGGAGGCCAAGAAAATATTGCGCGCCGGGAAGAAGAGTGGGCATCGTGGAAGAATTTTTCAGAAGAGAAATTTCTTCTTCGCCAACGTATTCGAGATGATCGACACTGATGGCTCCGCATTTCACACCCGCCTGCACGCCACCCGAATTGCTGAGTTGATTCGCATGAACTTTCGGGATCATCCCGTATTTTTTTCCGGCTTCAAGAATGCGAACGGATTCTTCTTCGGTGAAATAATTTCTTTCGCAGAAAATATCACAATAGTCGGCAAGTTTTTCATTGGCGATCGCAGGCATCATTTCATCAATGATGAGTTTGATGTAACCTTCCTTATTGTTTTTGAATTCCGTGGGAACCGCATGTGCGCCGAGGAAAGTTGCCTTCACCGGAATTTTTTCAAGCTCTTTCAGCCGCCGTATGACACGCAGCATTTTCAATTCACTTTCCAGGTCGAGTCCGTAACCGCTTTTAATTTCCACCGCACCGGTTCCGAGTGAAATGATCTCGTCGAATCTTTTCAGCGATTGTGAAAACAATTCATCTTCAGAAGTGGCGCGTAATTTTTTTGCAGAATTAAGTATTCCTCCACCACGCGCAGCAATTTCTTCATAACTCAATCCGCGTATCCGATCCACAAATTCTCCTTCGCGATCGCCTGCGTACACGAGATGCGTATGCGAGTCGCACCACGAGGGAAAAACAAAACCTTCATTCGCATCGATCACTTCGAGTTCCGACCAATCTGAAATTCCAGAAAAATTTTCCATGGTTCCATAGTCGGCGATCTTTCCGTTCTCACACGCGAGCCATGCATTTGCAAGTGAAGGAAGAACAGCCATTTCTTTCCCGGAAACTTTTGTCAAAGAAGTTTCGCGCACCTGTACGAGCCGGCCGATATTTTTTACGAGTAATTTTTTCATGGGAATCGGAATCAAAGATGGGAATTCTCAATGAGATAATTCATCCTGAAATTACAGGGAAAGATCCTGAAAAAAAATTGGTAAAATCCAGCTAAAAAAAATCAATAGCTGATCCACATTTCTTTCTGACTTTTTTTGTAACGATGTTCTACTCTCCATTCATGCACATCATCTGAAACGCGATCAAGAAAAATAGCGCCGCTCACCGACCAGAACATTCCGTTGTAATCCGTTTCGAACCGGTGCGGAAAAATATTTTCCAGCTGGCCCTGGAATGCACAGTAACGATAACCGGCGAGAAAATTAATTCCAATCCATCGCGTCGGCTTGAATCTTCCTATTGGCGGAAGTTTGAAAGAAAGAGAAAGTCCGGCACCGGTAGGAAGAAAAAATTTCACGGTTCGTGCAAGTTGCTCACTCGTTGCATTGGAATAAACAAGAAAAACAGATTTTCCACCGCCCACTTCCACAGGGATACTGAACTCCACGAATTTGAAGCGGAATAAAAACCGTTCGAAATAAGCCGTGCCGAAATAGAGATAACGATTGGCATGATACGCCGATTGCCCTGAAGAATCGACAGCGATACTTTTTAATTTATCCTTGAGAAAATAGGCGCCGAAACCAACTTTGAATTTATCATTGATAAGCACACCTGCCCGTGCACCCCAGATATTCACTTCTTTTTTTCTGATGAAAGAAAAACGCTGATCGAAATCGAATGCGGGTTTAAAAGTGTTTTTGTGCTTGGGTTGCAATAGCAGAGAGTCCTGTGCATGCAGCGACAATGCCGGTGAGAAAAGAATAAAAAAGCATAAAAAAATAGGGCCCGGAAATTTCTTCATGTTCACGTTAGACGATCCTGCTGTCGAATGGTTTGAAGTGTTGAATAACTTTTGAAACGGGGCAGTGTGAAAGTAGTTATTTTTGCAGGAATGCCCGGCAATTCCATTGGTAAACTTTTCAAATTAACTTCCTTCGGCGAATCGCACGGACCTGCCATTGGCGGAGTGATCGACGGTTGCCCGCCCGGAATTTCCATTGACAACGGATTCATCCGTTCTGAAATGCGCCGCCGCCGCCCGGGACAATCTCACATTGTTACACAGCGCAAAGAAGAAGATGAAGTGGAATTTCTCTCCGGGATCCTCGATGGAAAAACAACCGGAACACCAATAGGATTTATCATCCGCAATCAGGATGCGAAGTCGAAAGATTATGATCTCTTCCGCGAAATTTACCGCCCGTCGCACGCCGATTTCACTTACGATGCAAAGTATGGTGTTCGTGATCACAAAGGAGGCGGACGTTCTTCTGCGCGCGAAACCGCTGCGCGCGTAGTGGCGGGTGCGGTGGCAAAATTATTTCTTGCTTCCAATGGAATTTCTGTTGTCGCTTATGTTTCGCAGGTTGGGAAACTGAAACTTGAAAAAAAATATTTTGAACTCGATCTGTCGTTCGCAGAAAAAAATATTGTGCGCTGTCCCGATCATGATCTCGCCGAAAAAATGATCGCGCTCATTGAGGAAACAAGAAAGAACGGAGACACAACTGGCGGAGTGGTGGAATGTATTGCAAAAGGAGTTCCTGCCGGAATTGGTGAACCTGTTTTTGATAAACTGCACGCTGATATAGGGAAAGCAATGTTGTCGATCAATGCAGTGAAAGGATTTGAATTTGGAAGCGGATTTGCCGGAACAGAAATGTACGGATCAGAACACAATGATATTTTTATTCCCGGGAAAGCAGAACGGAAAATAGTAACGGCAACAAATAATTCAGGCGGCATACAGGGAGGAATCAGCAATGGGGAAGATATTTTTTTCCGCGTCGCATTCAAACCTGTTGCAACCATCATGCAAAAGCAAAGAACTGTTAATACCAAAGGACAGGTTGTGGAAATGATGGGAAAGGGCCGTCATGATCCGTGCGTGGTGCCGCGCGCGGTCCCGATCGTGGAGGCGATGTGCGCGATCGTACTCATGGATCATGTATTGCGCCAGCGCGCCTTCAAATAATTTTTCCTTTTTTGATAAAATCGTTTTAGATTTTAATTATTATCTATTTCATAAGACTTATCTTTGAATATGGAGTATGGAGTGATAAAATCTATTAATAAGGATAGAAAAACCGGGATTATTCTTAATAAGAGGACTGGTTTAGAAGTGCATTTTAATGAACCGCATCTTGTTGAATTGGGACTGACGGTTGGAGATATGGTTGGTTATGTTTATTTTCCTTCACCAGTTAAAAAGAAAGTAGCTGGATCTTTATGCGTAGTGACTTATTTGACAAAAAGGAATCTTAAAAGAGCCATTGCAAGAGAATCCGAACATCTTTCGGAGGAGTTTTTGAAGTTAATGGGCTACGTTGTGACAGTAAAGGACGGTTGGGTCGTTAAAATAGATGGAGATGGAAATGTTCTTGAAAAAATATCCAAAGTGAAAGCTTTAAAGGGTAAGAAAAAGATTATTCTTGATTAAGCAGGTAGAATCACGACGGATGAGAGTCTTTGCAGGACCGAATGGCTCCGGGAAAAGCACGATCATTAACTCAATCAGGAGTTACCGTGAAAATGAATTTCAAATTGATTTTGGAACGTATGTTAATGCTGATGACATTGCAGTGATGCTAAGAAAAAACAAGTTTCATTTTAATAAATATAATATTAAAACAACCAAAGAAGAATTCATCAAAATCTCAATTTCTTCAGGGCTTATTAGCGGTAGTAATTTTACTTTGTCGCGTTTTCTTTCTTCTTTCAGGTTTTCAGGGAATGGGAAAATCAATTTGCTTAATAAACGGGACGATGAAGCGCTGGCGCAGATACTTGCAGATTTTTTAAGAAAAAAACTTTTGAGTGATGGCAGAAAGTTTTCTTTTGAAACAGTCTTTTCTCATTCTTCAAAAATAGAAATTATGAAGCATGCAAAAAATGCCGGGTACAAAATTTACCTCTATTTCGTTTGTACTGAGAGCCCGGAAATTAATATAAGACGAGTCAAAAAAAGAGTAAAGCAAAATGGTCATGATGTTCCTGTAGATCGCCTAAAATCAAGATACAATCGCTCCTTGCGGTTTCTTTATGGTGCTTCACAATTGGCATATCAGGCATTCTTTTTTGATAACTCTACTGATCAATTACAACCTTACTTTGCACATTTCAAAATTCAAAAAGGAGTTAAATTATGGGATGAGATGGATATTGAAAAAATTCCAATGTGGTTTTATAAACATTATTTTGCTAAAGTAAAGAAGAAAAAATAACGATCCATTTTGCGATGTGCGCGATCGTACTCATGGATCATGTATTGCGCCAGCGCACAACAGGAAATTAATTCAGACAAAAATTTTCAAATCAAAATCATGACAGAAGAAATCAAACCGAAAAAGAAAAAGAAAAGCATGCCGAAGAGAATTCTCAAATGGACAGGAATAACTTTTCTTGCATTGCTCATTACTGCGATCATTCTGCCTTTTATTTTCAAGGATAAGATCATCCAGTATGTGAAAGATGAAGTGAATAAAAATCTCAACGCTACTGTTACGTTCGGCGATTTCGATCTCACGCTCATCAGCAGTTTTCCGGATTTCCGTTTTACGATCAGGGATGTGAAAGTTGTTGGTAAAAATGAATTTGCAAAAGATACGCTGGCAAATATTCCGGAACTGAAACTCGATCTCAATCTCATGAGCGTGATCGCGGGCAGCCGGTACAAAGTGAATTCCATCCGGCTCACGCATCCGCACATTCACGTGCGTGTGCTCGCGAACGGAAAATCGAATTACGATATAGTGAAAACGGACACGGTTCCAACAAAAGATGCTACGCCTAAAACGCCTTCGAAATTTAAATTGGCACTGAAAAAAATGGAACTTACCGGCGCCTACATTTCCTACGACGACGCTTCGCTCGGAATGAAAACCGTGATCGACAATATGAATTATATTCTCGATGGTGATTTTACGCAGGACAATTTCAATATGGATAATGATCTGAACATTGAAAAATTTTCGCTGGACTACGGCGGAATGAGTTACCTGAAAAATGTGAAGACCGTTGCTAAAGTTTCACTCGGTATGGATCTCGTGAACTGGAAATTCACTTTTAAAGAAAATGAATTCAACCTGAATGATCTTGGTTTGGGGCTCAACGGATTTTTTGCAATGCCGGGAGATGATTACAACATGGATCTCAGTTTCAAAGCAAAGCAAAATGATTTCAAGAATTTTCTTTCTCTTATTCCCGGTGCGTACACAAAAGATTTTTCAAGCGTGAAAGCATCCGGAAAACTTTCGTTCGACGGATTTCTTAAAGGAACTTACAGTGAGAAGCAGAATAAAATGCCGGGCTTCGGTTTGAATTTCAATATTACCGATGGAAGTGTGCAATATCCTTCTGTTCCCAAATCCATAAGCGCGATCAATGTCGATTGTAAGATCGATGATGCTTCCGGCGTTCCCGATGAAACAAAGATCGATGTGAATAAAATGCATATTGATTTCGGTGGAAACCCGGTGGAAGGAGGATTGCATGTTTCCACTCCTGTTTCCGATGCGAATCTTGATGGATGGGTGAAATGTCATCTGGACCTTGCTACACTGAAAGATGTGATGCCATTGGAAAAAGATGATCAGCTCAATGGAAAAGTAGATGCCGATGTGAAAATGAAAGGAAGAATGTCGCAGATCGAAAAAGAACAGTACGACCAGTTCGATTGCAGCGGAACGCTCGGTGTGCAGCAAATGATCTACAAAACAAAATCATTGCCGTATGATATTACTATCGATGCGATGAACATGAATTTCACGCCGCAATTCGTTGCTGTGAATAAATTCGACGGGAAGATCGGGAAGAATGATATGCATGCTGATGGAAGGATCGACAACCTGCTCACTTATATTTTCAAAGATTCATTGCTGCGCGGAAGTTTCAATTTCAATTCTTCGATGATGGATCTCAATCAATTCATGGGCGAATCATCTTCTGCAACTCCGGATACGGCTTCCATGGCGGTGATCGATGTTCCGGGAAATATTGATTTCACATTGAAATCGGCGATCCTGAAATTAATTTACACCGACATCAACATGGATAATGTTTCCGGCATTGTAACGATCAAAGACAAAACCGTTGATGTGAGCCGGCTCAAAATGAATTTAATGGGAGGATCCATGATGCTTGATGGAAAATATTCCATGTCTGCTTTAACGGATCCTAAAGTGGATCTGCAGATGGAGATCAGCGATTTTGATATTCAGCAAACGGAAAAATATTTCAACACTGTGGAAAAATTGGTTCCTGTTGCAAAATATACCACCGGAAAATTTTCTTCGAAGCTGAAGTATGCAAGTGATCTTGATCACAAAATGATGCCGGTAGTCACTTCGATCAACGGCGATGGAACACTCAGCACAAAGCAAGTGGAGGTAAGCGGGTTCGCTCCGCTGAATAAGCTCGATGACGCGCTCAAGATGAATAAATTTAAAAAAATAACCATCACCGATATCAATAACATCAGTTTCAAGATCGAGAACGGTCGTGTTACAACACAACCCTTCGATTTCAAGTCCGGTAAATCAACAGGCAAGATCGGCGGATCTACCGGCGTCGATCAATCCATCAATTATGCAATGGACGTTGCCATTCCAAGAACAGAATTCGGCCCGGCCAATGCAGCGCTCGACGGAATGGTATCTTCGGTAAAAGCAAAAGGAATTCCATTCACGCTCGGCGATGTGGTGAATGTACAGGCACTCTTCGGCGGAACAGTTACGAATCCAACAGTGAAAACGAATCTGAAAGAAGCCGGCGGGAACCTGATGGATGCATTAAAAAATAATATTGTGAATACGGTGACGCAGAAAGCCGACAGTCTGAAAAATGTGGGAGTGAATAAAGCGTGCGAAGAAGCGCAGAAACAATTCGATGATGCAAAAGCAAAAGCTGCACAAGTCAAAACCACTTCTTACCAGGCAGCCGACGCAGCGAAAAAAGCTGCTTATGACCAGGCCGATGCATTGGAAAAAAGTTCATCCAACCCGCTGCAAAAAATTGCCAATAAAAAAGCGGCAGACATTGCGCGTAAAAAAGCCGATGACATTTGCACAAAAGCAAAAACGGATGCCGATAAAACAGAGGCGGATGCAGTTGCAAGAGCCCAGGCGGAAAAAGATGCCAAATGTAAGTAGGGAGGAGCATGGAGATTGAACAATGAAAAAGATCTCCGGACTCCGAACTCAGGTGTACCTTTTCGGCATAATTTTCGTTATTACATAAACACCAGCGATCATGAACAGCATCTTCCGTTTTATTTTTTTTATTTCCATCGCATGCTCGTGCGTGCCTGTGCGCGTGTTTGCACAGGATGAAGCTGCTTCTCCGTGTCCGCCACCTGATGATGAGGATGCGAAAAAGAATTTTGAAAAAGCGAAAGACAAAAAAAAATATAATTGGGATGAACGCATGGCGTTTCTAAAAACTACGCTCGAAGAAGAACCTACGTGGGCCGATGCAAATTACCAGATGGCGAAAAATATTATCACCAAAGCAGTTGCTGATGGAAACGAAGGAATTTATCCCGGTGCAATTCCTTATTTAAAAGCAGCGGTCGATGCGTGTCCCGATATCGGCGCTGAACCTTTTTACCAATTGGGAACGCAGTATTATCTCCAGGAAGATTATCCGAACACAATTATTTATCTAACAAAATATATTAACTACGAAACAGATGATCCGAAAAAACTCGGGAAGGATTATGATTTCTTTTCAGGACAGGCGCAGGAAATGTTGCAGTGGTCGAAATTTTATGTCGATGTAAAAACGCATCCGCATCCGTTTGATCCCGTTCCGGTAAAAGGGATTTGCACCGATAAAGATGAATATCTCGCCATCGTTTCTCCCGATAATACGCTTGCACTTTACATACGGAAAGTTCCCATCAGTTCCATGGATCGTGTTTGGGGATCGGCTTCCTACCGCGAAGTTTTTACAGAAAGTAAAAAACAATCGAACGGAGAATTTGATGCGGGAGAATTTCTCGACGATCCGTTCAATAAAAATCCGAATGAAGGCGGGCCAACACTCACCATCGACAACAAACATCTTTTTTACACGATCACGAAAGATACGCCCGACGGGCCGAACACAGATATTTACACTTCCGATTTTGTAGATGGTGCGTGGACGGAGATCCGTTCCATTGGAGAAAAAGTGAATGACCCGATCTGGTGGGATTCGCAACCAACTGTTTCTGCCGATGGAAATACTTTGTATTTCGCGAGCAATCGCCCTGGCGGACAAGGAGGAATCGATATCTGGGTGACGAAAAAAAATACAGAAGGTGAATGGGGTGTTCCCGTGAATGCAGGGCCGGTGATCAATACGCAATTCGATGAGAAATCTCCATTCATACATTCCGACAGCCAGACACTTTATTTTTCTTCGAACGGACATCCCGGTGTAGGCGGGTATGATATTTTTTATTCACGCTCCGATGCAAAAGGAAACTGGCAGACGCCGGTGAATCTCGGTTTGCCGATCAACACGACCGGCGATGATCTCGGATTTTTTGTGAGTACCGATGGAAAAACAGGATTTTTCTGTTCGAATGCGCAGATCAACGGGCAGGTAGGAGGGTGGGATGTTTATCAATTTGAATTGTATCCGGAAGCGCGGCCGGAAGCGGTGGTAATTTTAAAAGGAGAATTGAAAGA
This genomic interval carries:
- the ftcD gene encoding glutamate formimidoyltransferase: MNRIIECVPNFSEGNDLHIIKQITDKIESVEGVRLLNVDPGKATNRTVVTFVGEPGAVVEAAFRAIKIAGELIDMSKHKGEHPRMGATDVCPLVPVSGISMEETAAYSKKLAERVGKELGISVYLYEYAQADKKRNNLSVIRAGEYEGFFKKIKLPEWKPDFGPVEFDTKRGATVIGAREFLVAYNINLNTTSTRRANAIAFDVREAGRTQKDAKGNNVKDANGNPIVIPGTLKSVKAIGWFIEEYGVAQISMNLTNTKITSVHAAFEEVNKKATERGIRVTGSEIVGLIPMNCLLDAGKYFLEKQQRSTGVPEKELIRIAIKSLGLDELAPFKPHERIIEYMLNNSTSSKLISMSLADFADETSSESPAPGGGSISAYMGALGASLATMVANLSSHKRGWDDRWKGFSDWAEKGQQYKKELLQLVDRDTAAFNLIMNAFALPKSTEEEKSARTKAIQDATRTATEIPFRVMEVSFDSMNVIKAMAESGNPNSVSDAGVGALAARASVMGAYLNVRINAAGLADKNFVTEILSKGKAIQEKAIAMENEILRIVNEKIK
- a CDS encoding imidazolonepropionase, producing the protein MKKLLVKNIGRLVQVRETSLTKVSGKEMAVLPSLANAWLACENGKIADYGTMENFSGISDWSELEVIDANEGFVFPSWCDSHTHLVYAGDREGEFVDRIRGLSYEEIAARGGGILNSAKKLRATSEDELFSQSLKRFDEIISLGTGAVEIKSGYGLDLESELKMLRVIRRLKELEKIPVKATFLGAHAVPTEFKNNKEGYIKLIIDEMMPAIANEKLADYCDIFCERNYFTEEESVRILEAGKKYGMIPKVHANQLSNSGGVQAGVKCGAISVDHLEYVGEEEISLLKNSSTMPTLLPGAQYFLGLPNPPARKMIDAGLPVAVASDFNPGSCPSGNMMQMMSMCCINYKMTPEEAINAATINSSYAMGISSSHGSITIGKTASFVITKQIPSVAFLPYAFGSNLVEQVIINGKVLS
- a CDS encoding zeta toxin family protein — encoded protein: MRVFAGPNGSGKSTIINSIRSYRENEFQIDFGTYVNADDIAVMLRKNKFHFNKYNIKTTKEEFIKISISSGLISGSNFTLSRFLSSFRFSGNGKINLLNKRDDEALAQILADFLRKKLLSDGRKFSFETVFSHSSKIEIMKHAKNAGYKIYLYFVCTESPEINIRRVKKRVKQNGHDVPVDRLKSRYNRSLRFLYGASQLAYQAFFFDNSTDQLQPYFAHFKIQKGVKLWDEMDIEKIPMWFYKHYFAKVKKKK
- the aroC gene encoding chorismate synthase; the encoded protein is MPGNSIGKLFKLTSFGESHGPAIGGVIDGCPPGISIDNGFIRSEMRRRRPGQSHIVTQRKEEDEVEFLSGILDGKTTGTPIGFIIRNQDAKSKDYDLFREIYRPSHADFTYDAKYGVRDHKGGGRSSARETAARVVAGAVAKLFLASNGISVVAYVSQVGKLKLEKKYFELDLSFAEKNIVRCPDHDLAEKMIALIEETRKNGDTTGGVVECIAKGVPAGIGEPVFDKLHADIGKAMLSINAVKGFEFGSGFAGTEMYGSEHNDIFIPGKAERKIVTATNNSGGIQGGISNGEDIFFRVAFKPVATIMQKQRTVNTKGQVVEMMGKGRHDPCVVPRAVPIVEAMCAIVLMDHVLRQRAFK
- a CDS encoding AsmA family protein; protein product: MTEEIKPKKKKKSMPKRILKWTGITFLALLITAIILPFIFKDKIIQYVKDEVNKNLNATVTFGDFDLTLISSFPDFRFTIRDVKVVGKNEFAKDTLANIPELKLDLNLMSVIAGSRYKVNSIRLTHPHIHVRVLANGKSNYDIVKTDTVPTKDATPKTPSKFKLALKKMELTGAYISYDDASLGMKTVIDNMNYILDGDFTQDNFNMDNDLNIEKFSLDYGGMSYLKNVKTVAKVSLGMDLVNWKFTFKENEFNLNDLGLGLNGFFAMPGDDYNMDLSFKAKQNDFKNFLSLIPGAYTKDFSSVKASGKLSFDGFLKGTYSEKQNKMPGFGLNFNITDGSVQYPSVPKSISAINVDCKIDDASGVPDETKIDVNKMHIDFGGNPVEGGLHVSTPVSDANLDGWVKCHLDLATLKDVMPLEKDDQLNGKVDADVKMKGRMSQIEKEQYDQFDCSGTLGVQQMIYKTKSLPYDITIDAMNMNFTPQFVAVNKFDGKIGKNDMHADGRIDNLLTYIFKDSLLRGSFNFNSSMMDLNQFMGESSSATPDTASMAVIDVPGNIDFTLKSAILKLIYTDINMDNVSGIVTIKDKTVDVSRLKMNLMGGSMMLDGKYSMSALTDPKVDLQMEISDFDIQQTEKYFNTVEKLVPVAKYTTGKFSSKLKYASDLDHKMMPVVTSINGDGTLSTKQVEVSGFAPLNKLDDALKMNKFKKITITDINNISFKIENGRVTTQPFDFKSGKSTGKIGGSTGVDQSINYAMDVAIPRTEFGPANAALDGMVSSVKAKGIPFTLGDVVNVQALFGGTVTNPTVKTNLKEAGGNLMDALKNNIVNTVTQKADSLKNVGVNKACEEAQKQFDDAKAKAAQVKTTSYQAADAAKKAAYDQADALEKSSSNPLQKIANKKAADIARKKADDICTKAKTDADKTEADAVARAQAEKDAKCK